Below is a genomic region from Paenibacillus rhizovicinus.
ATCATGCTGCTTCACCAATGATGAAGGGAGCCCCGTAATTCCGGGGCTCCCTTCATTGCATTTGCTCGCTGCCTTAGCTCGCTTAATAAGCACCGCGAATGTGGTCGTGAACCTGTTCCGCGTAAAATCTGCGCAGCCGCTCGTGCTCTTCCGCACTGAACGGATTCGCGGACCTCACACCCAGGTTATCCTCGACTTGGCGAACATTCTTAAATCCCGGTATGACGCAGGTGATTTCCTCATAATCCAGCAGCCAGCGAAGCGCTGCGCGCGTCATGTTGCCCCGGCCTTCCGCGATCCAGTCCAGCTGGGACGCAAGCTCGACGCCTTTGGCAAACGGCAGACCCGCGAACGTTTCGCCGACATTGAACGCCGCGCCGTCACGGTTGAAATTCCGATGGTCTTCCGCTTCGAAGGACGTATTCGCCGCGAATTTGCCGGTCAAGAGGCCGCTGGCGAGCGGCAGCCGGACGAGCAGACCGACGCCGCGCTCGCGAGCCCGGGGAAGAAGCTCCGCTATCGGCTTCTGCCGGAAGATATTGAAAATAATCTGCAACGCCTGCACGCCGGATTTCTCCAGACAGAACAATCCTTCTTCCACCGTTTCCACGCTTACGCCATAGGAGCGGATTTTGCCTTCCCGCTGCAGCTTGTCCAGCACTTCGAATACCGCGCCCTGCTTCAATATTTCAAACGGCGCGCAGTGAATCTGGTACAGGTCGATCGTCTCGCGTTCCAGTCGGCGCAAGCTGTCCTCGCACCACTGTCTCACCTGCTGTTCCGAATAGGTTTGCGGATCGCGGATATCTCCCTGACGGCAAAATTTCGTCGCGATGCGGATCTTGTCTTCCTTGCCTTTCGTGGCGCGGGCAAGCAGCCGCTCGCTCCTTCCGTCACCATAGACATCGGCCGTATCGAAGAAGTTGACGCCCTCCTCCATCGCCTTGTCCAACGCACGAAGCGATTCGTCGTCATTCGTCTGCCCCCAAGAGCCTCCGATCGCCCAAGTTCCGAAGCTGACTTCGCTGACATCCATACCCGTTCTGCCGAGCGGACGTTTATTCATCAATGGATCCTCCCTATTCGAGTCCTGATTTCCCACCGAGAATATTGTAGCAAACGAAGCCATTGCTCTACCAGCATCCTAGCAGCCAAATTCGAAACGTTTCTTCTGGCCAACAGAAACCCTCACCCGACAGGCCCTGCTAATTCAGCCAAAACCTTCACGGCAGCGTCGGCCACTTCCACGTCCTGCGCGCTAGTTCCGCCGCTGACACCAATTCCGCCGATCAGTTTATTACGGCAAAATAGCGGGATTCCCCCGCCAATATCGTTGCCCGTCCTCGATTGGTTGTGTCGATACCGTACGCGTCGCCGCCGCGGCCTGCGGTTCTGGTGCTGCGCCTGGCATTCGAACTTCAAATGCTCTTGTCCCGGCCGGCCTTCACGTGCTTGAGCTGGGCAACGATGATGACGCTGATAATGACGAGAAGGAACCACGAGCTGATTTTGCTGACGTGAACCAGCTGCCAGGCCTGATCCTGGTCCGGATATCTCCATCCGTTGAAGAACGTCGCGATATTCTCGGCCAGCCATATAAAGAAGCCTACGATCAGGAAAGCCAATGACAGAGGCATCCGATACGTGCTGCTCCGCACCCGATAGATGATCCATGTCCGCCGGAAGACGAGAAGCACCAGCGCCGTCAGCCACCATCGGAAATCCGGTATGAAATGATGGGTGAAGAAGTTCAAATAGATCGCGCCTCCCAGCAATCCCGCCGATACGATCCCCGGCCATCCGGTCATGTCCATCCGCAGCCTGCGCCATACCTGACACATGTAGCTGGCTACGCTTGCATACATAAACCCGCTGTACAGCGGTACGCCGAACAATTTCGTCAGCCCGGGCTCAGGGTACGACCACGATCCCATCCTTACCTTATAGATTTCGAGAAGCAAACCAATGATATGGAATACGCCAATGACTTTCATCTCGTCGATCGTCTCCAGTCCGCTGCGGTACATCAGATATTGGACGAGAAGCAGGACGAGAAGCACGAAATCGTAACGGTACATGAATGGCGGCGCGACGATGCTGGTCAGCGCTAACGTTCCGAAGATTGCAACGGGGAATAAGCAGCTCATGCCCTGCTGATAGGCGAAATGCAGAAGCTGACTAAGGGGTTTCCATGCTGTACGCACACGATGCACCTCGCTTTTCTTCGAAAATCATTCTTTGAATATAGCATAAATATATCGTTTTACAATATATTTTAGTTGTTTTGCGTATATTCCAATTCGTTATCGCCTGAAAGCAAAGGCAGGCTTATGTTATAATGTGGACGGTTTATCATCATCCGTGGAGGTTAGCTATGACAAGACAGAACGGGGCGGCAATTACCCCGCATAGAAGCAATCGATTGCTGATTTTGCTGGTCGTTTTATTTCTCTTGATCACGATTGCCGGCTTAAGTTACGTCAAATGGTGGCCTTATTACCATAAAGCAATCAACGCGATCAACACGCATACCATAGGATCGTCCATCCTGACGAACGGCGAGCTGAATCCGCCTACGCCTTCGTGGTCCGCCGCCTGGGACTATGCGGTCAGCTACTACAAGGCAGTCTGGAAAGCCGCCGTACTGGGCATTGTGCTTGGCTCGCTTGTCCAAGTGCTCATTCCGTCGGGGTGGCTTCTCCGCTTGCTTGGCAGAAGCTCGTTCAAAAGCACCGTCATCGGCGGATTAGCCGCCGTGCCTGGCATGATGTGTTCCTGCTGCGCAGCACCGATTGCCGTCGGCCTGCGCAAGAAGAATGTTTCTGCCGGTGCCAGCCTGGCCTTCTGGCTCGGGAATCCGCTCATTAATCCGGCGACGCTCATCTTCATGACCGTTGTGCTCTCCTGGAAATTCACGCTGATTCGGATCGTTTTCGGGCTGATCATCACTTTCGGCGTCAGCTATTTTGCAGGTCGTCTGGCGGGGAAGGTCGAAGTACCGGAAGAAGTGTTGGAGAAGACGGCCCAGCATGAAGAAGCAAGTCCCATGTGGAAACGCTGGATCCAAAGCATGTGGATGATGATCGTCCACCTCGTGCCGGCGTACTTCATTTCCGTATTGGTACTGGGGGCAGTCAGAGCGTGGTTGTTCCCTTCGCTCGGAAGCGGAACGTGGGACGGATTTCTTATGCTCGTCATTTTCTGCATCGCGGGCGCCTTGTTCGTTATTCCGACCGCTGCCGAAATTCCGATCATTCAGACGTTTCTATCGCTCGGATTCGCGGCAGGACCCGCAGCTGCGCTGCTTGTTGTCCTTCCGGCAATCAGTCTCCCTTCGATGCTCATGATTCGCCGTTCGTTCCCGGGTCGCGTTGTAGCCGTCGTGTTCGTTTCGGTCGTCGTTCTGGGCCTAATGAGCGGAATTGTCGGCGCGTTGATTTTGTAAGTTGAAGACTGAGGACATGCGCAGCGCAACCTAAAATAACCTAAGCGAATAGCAAAACAAGAAAAGGCAGCCTGCCATTGAATCGTCAATGGGGTTGCCTTTCTTGTTTACTTCGGAACGCTCGTTCGTTTCGACCGGTCGATGGAGAAAGCCAAGCCACGATCCAGCTTCTCGGCAAGCTCGTCCAATGCGGCGCTAACGTCGGCTCCGTCATGCAGTATGCGAGCCAAAGCCGGGTTCGCATGTTCCCGGAGCAGACGTACCGCCTCGCTCGATGCGGAATGCGGGAGCGGCCCGGCAAAGGCCAGCTCGGCAAGCACGCGCTCGCGAAGGGGATGCCGATGATGGCCCGCTTCTTCGTAAACGGATTTAAGCGGAGCGATGAAACCGTCCGTCACGAGCCGTGTCAGCTCGTTGCTCGAGCAGGTCAGCTCCGTCAGCAGCTGGAAGGCTAATGCCGGCTCGGCGCTTCCGGATGCGATTCCGAAGCCGCTTATCCACGGCTCGTTGGTCCTTTCCGTTGCCGGATCGCGCGGAAGCGAGGCAATGCCGAGACGCCGGCCGAGTATCGGCTCGATTTCATGCAGCATGATCATATAATCAAGAATCATCCCCGTCTTACCCTCGGTCAGGTCGCCGTGCGTGAACCAATCCTGCGTTGCCGGGCTCAGCTTATGCTCGCGTACCAGCGCTGCCGCCATCTTCACAGTCTTCACGGCAGCTTCGCTGTTGGCGTAACCCGACGCCTTGCTGCCTTCCGGCGACAGCCAGCTTGTCCCTGAGGATAAGAGCAATAGTCCGATATACTCCCAATCGAACGAAAGCCGCGCGGCGAAACGGTCCTGCCCCTCGCAGGCATTCGCCGTTTGCAGCCACTGGGCGGTTGCGATAAAGTCCTGCCACGTCCATCCGTCCGCCGGATCTGGAATGCCGGCACTGCGGAACCATTCCTTGTTATAGAAAATACTCTTCACCGTCGCACTGATCGGCAATCCGGCTAGTCGTCCGTCCACTTGCAATAGGCGCCATAGGGCCGGATGAAATAGCAGCTCCAGCTGATGCGTATGCGCCCATGCCGTTAAATCCAGCAAACGCCCATTGCGGCTGCAGTCAACAAAATCTCCGTTCGCTAATTGCACCAGATCGGAGCCGGAGGTACCGTCTTGCAGCCCTTCGCGAATTTCGCGATCCGGCAGAAGCCGCACCTCAACGCGGACCCCGTCATGCGCTTCTTCGAATCTTCTTGCCGCTTTCTCGACCGCCTCGAGCTGCCAATCCTCATAGATGTCAATTCTAAGCTGAACGATGCCATTGCTATTGTCCATGCTCGTCCTCCTTAAGTTTAGAGACATCAAGAAACAGCGGCGGTTATTGACTGATGAACGAGTCAATAACGGCCGCTGTTTCCTGCCCGCTTACGCTCTATACCGCCTTGGATGAATGGAAAGGAATATGGTCGATGAACCGGCTCCACCAGGCGTATCCTAGATCCTCCGCTAGGATGATGACATCCTGCAACACGACGGATTCTTGGGTCTTGAACGTATTCCACACCTGCTCGGACCAATCCTCTAACAGTTGGTCTAAAATGTCGTCCGCATCGGAAGCCAAGGCGTCCTTACCCGTACATTCACTCATTCGAAGTCCTCCTTACGCCGATTGGTGCCGATTCAAGCAGCTTCAGTTTCTCGGCAAGAAGCCTGCGCGCTTGCGCGATTTTGTACCGTATCGTTCCGGGCGGCTGGTTCAGCACGATGCCGATTTGCGCGCTGCTTAATTCGCCCAGCACTTTCATCAGCAGAATGCAGCGCAATTCTTCCGGCAGCCCGTTGATATGCGTCTCTATATCCCTCAAGCGCTCCCGCCCCGCAAGCACGCCGGAGAGATCTTCGGCGCTTGCGCCGTCTCCGGCGGATGCTGCCTTCAGCTGCAAACCCACCTTGTTTCGGTGCGCGCTGCGCCGATAATGATCCTTGAGTCCATTGGAAGCAATCGAGAATATCCAATAGAGCCGCTCCTCCGGAGGGATTTTCGCAACGATTTCGATGCGGTTCCATATTTTGAGGAAGCTGTCTTGAAGCAAATCCGCGGCGAGCTCCTTATGGTTCGTTCGGCCGAACAGATAGGAGTAAATCGCCTTCGAATGCGCGGCATACAATTCCCGAAACAAGTCCTTGTTCATCAGGCACCTGGCGCGTCCGCGTCATCTTTCCCGGTAATATCGCCGAGTTTGACTTCAGCGAGCAATTGAAGCAGCGGAACGAGCGGTTTCGGCGCCGTCAGGTTGCCGATCAAGATCAGTTCGCTGACTTTCTGTTTCATCAGCGCGATGTCAACGTCCTGCTCGATTTCGTAATTGCCCACAAGCGCCATCGACATCGGACTGTCGATCAGCTCGAAGAAGGATCTGGAGAAGCTGTCGTTGCCGATGAAGATACGGGGCGCATCCGACTTATAATAAATAATTTGGCCGGTTAACCGCGTGAGTTTGGCGCTAAGCAGCGCTTCGGATCCTTTCGGCGCCAAGATTTGCCCGGCTATAATGATATCTCCGTACCCCACGTTTACGATCGGAGACGAAATAACGACTTGACCCGCAATGACGAGAATATCGTCGGGAGAGCCGCCCGCATTGGAGAAGACCTCGCCGCTTAACGTGAGCTGACCGGTATACAATTTCATTTTGGCATCGGGGTTCGTCGGTTCGGGCAGCGATACGGTCAGGCCGACATTTCGTTGAGGAACCTTCATCAGCGCATCCGACAACGACTGCGGTACGAGTATAAGTCCGACGTTCTGAATGAGCGCGATGCCCGACAATTCATCCGTTTTCTTCCCCGTTAGATCGAGCATGCCTAAATTTTCAATGGTTACGCCTTGGCCTTGCGTGATCGATTCCATTTCTAATTCCTCCATCCGTTAGTGGCTTACAACTAGAATAACGTTTACATCGGCCAACTGTTGGCGTTTTTCATTAAAAAAACAAAAAAACCCTGAAACGTCATGCAGCATGAACGCCTCAGGGGTATCTCTTCCTTATTGTTGCAGCAAGTAAAACTCGCGGTAGAGCTGCAGCAGCTCGGACTCTTTCTCCCCAATAAGCCGGGAAAGCTCCTCCAATCGATACGCTGCAGCGTTGCGGCCGCCGTTCGTCCCATCGTCATTCGCATGATCGGTTCCATCCGGGAAGGCAGCAGCCGAATCAAGTTCCCGTTCATTGCGCAGCTTCATGTTGTAGCCGAACGTAATGGTCACCCATTCATCGGCTTCTGCCCGTCCGAGCGCGCGATAGATTTCGATATATTTCTCAAATATGGAACTGACGGTTTGCCTGCGCTCCCAGCCCATCATCCCCATCGTATCTTTCGCGTGGTATACGGCCTGCATCAGCTGAAAGTCGTTCAGCTTGCCGCGCGTGCGCTCAATCTGCTCCATCTCCTGAATGAAGACAGAGAAGATCTGATAAAATAGCTCCGATTCTTTGATCATCTCTTGTTCCGTAATGATAGGCCGGTCCATAGCCGCTCCCCCTCCCTTACGTCCTATCCGTAACCGTTGCCCGCTCTCTATTAACCCGTTATATAACATTCGCAGCATTTTCGAGATTTCAGGTCATTCTCGACGGTTGGATGAAATTGGATGCGAGGAAGCGATAGGACGAAGCAGCTTTTCCGCCTCTCTATCAATGACGCAAGGCCCGCGAATAACGCGGACCTTGCGTTAGACTTCTTTATTTGGCGCTGTTCTGGCCGTCTTGCTTGTACGCATGCGCCCGCATGGCGACGACGACTGCCATTTCGCGGGTAACGGATTCGCGAGGGGCAAAGAGGTTATCCGATCCCCGCATCAATTGCAGTGCCGCGATCGTCTGCACGTCGGATTTGGCCCAAGCGGATATGAGGTCCGTATCTTTAAGCGGCGCGGACAATGTGGCTGGCGGGTTGAACGGCACTTTGCCCGGCATAAGGAGCTAAGGCCGTCAACGTCATGCCGGTCATGTCCGGGTCGCTCGCGCTAGGCGTCCAGTTGAAGCCGCCGTCGGGGTTTACTTTGGACAATACGGCTTCAACGAGCTTCTCCCTCGTCCATACCGCATTGTCGGGTACCGCGTAATGGCCGCTGTCTAATGCAAGGAGTGCGAAATCCAATCCGTTCAACGTGCTGATCGCGGGATAGGAATAAATTTGTTCGACCAAATTGTAGCCGGCGAATTTGGTCGCATCCTGATGCGCCGCGGTCATGCCGATCACCGTACGCTCGTAGTCGGTGGCCGACGTGAAAGTGCCGTGATTGGCTGCCAGTTTCTTATAGAGCGCAGAGCTGTATTTGCTCGGGATCGCCTTGCCGGCGGCAGATAATCCGGCAGCCTGCCAGTCATCCAGATTGGCGGTACCCAGCACCGCTTGCGAGACGCTAGCGATGGCGGCTTCTACTTGCTGAAGCAGCGAGTCATTCGCGGGTTCCGGATCATCGGCATACACCTTGTACGCGGGACCAATGGCAGTCATGAATAATACAGCCGCCAGCATAATGGTCAACCATCGCCCGTTTATTTTTCTTGCATGGTCATTTGTTGCATGAGTTCCCATTCCCATCCTCTTCTCTACTCGATATAGCTAGTCTTGCACACGGTTTGCAAACCTTCGCCGACAAACAAAAAAACCGCCCTGAATAGGGCGGTTCAAATAAATGCAATACAAA
It encodes:
- a CDS encoding aldo/keto reductase; translated protein: MNKRPLGRTGMDVSEVSFGTWAIGGSWGQTNDDESLRALDKAMEEGVNFFDTADVYGDGRSERLLARATKGKEDKIRIATKFCRQGDIRDPQTYSEQQVRQWCEDSLRRLERETIDLYQIHCAPFEILKQGAVFEVLDKLQREGKIRSYGVSVETVEEGLFCLEKSGVQALQIIFNIFRQKPIAELLPRARERGVGLLVRLPLASGLLTGKFAANTSFEAEDHRNFNRDGAAFNVGETFAGLPFAKGVELASQLDWIAEGRGNMTRAALRWLLDYEEITCVIPGFKNVRQVEDNLGVRSANPFSAEEHERLRRFYAEQVHDHIRGAY
- a CDS encoding permease — encoded protein: MTRQNGAAITPHRSNRLLILLVVLFLLITIAGLSYVKWWPYYHKAINAINTHTIGSSILTNGELNPPTPSWSAAWDYAVSYYKAVWKAAVLGIVLGSLVQVLIPSGWLLRLLGRSSFKSTVIGGLAAVPGMMCSCCAAPIAVGLRKKNVSAGASLAFWLGNPLINPATLIFMTVVLSWKFTLIRIVFGLIITFGVSYFAGRLAGKVEVPEEVLEKTAQHEEASPMWKRWIQSMWMMIVHLVPAYFISVLVLGAVRAWLFPSLGSGTWDGFLMLVIFCIAGALFVIPTAAEIPIIQTFLSLGFAAGPAAALLVVLPAISLPSMLMIRRSFPGRVVAVVFVSVVVLGLMSGIVGALIL
- a CDS encoding S-layer homology domain-containing protein, producing the protein MPGKVPFNPPATLSAPLKDTDLISAWAKSDVQTIAALQLMRGSDNLFAPRESVTREMAVVVAMRAHAYKQDGQNSAK
- a CDS encoding RNA polymerase sigma factor yields the protein MNKDLFRELYAAHSKAIYSYLFGRTNHKELAADLLQDSFLKIWNRIEIVAKIPPEERLYWIFSIASNGLKDHYRRSAHRNKVGLQLKAASAGDGASAEDLSGVLAGRERLRDIETHINGLPEELRCILLMKVLGELSSAQIGIVLNQPPGTIRYKIAQARRLLAEKLKLLESAPIGVRRTSNE
- a CDS encoding DUF817 domain-containing protein, with translation MRTAWKPLSQLLHFAYQQGMSCLFPVAIFGTLALTSIVAPPFMYRYDFVLLVLLLVQYLMYRSGLETIDEMKVIGVFHIIGLLLEIYKVRMGSWSYPEPGLTKLFGVPLYSGFMYASVASYMCQVWRRLRMDMTGWPGIVSAGLLGGAIYLNFFTHHFIPDFRWWLTALVLLVFRRTWIIYRVRSSTYRMPLSLAFLIVGFFIWLAENIATFFNGWRYPDQDQAWQLVHVSKISSWFLLVIISVIIVAQLKHVKAGRDKSI
- a CDS encoding heme-binding protein — protein: MVPSRHYQRHHRCPAQAREGRPGQEHLKFECQAQHQNRRPRRRRVRYRHNQSRTGNDIGGGIPLFCRNKLIGGIGVSGGTSAQDVEVADAAVKVLAELAGPVG
- a CDS encoding extracellular solute-binding protein encodes the protein MDNSNGIVQLRIDIYEDWQLEAVEKAARRFEEAHDGVRVEVRLLPDREIREGLQDGTSGSDLVQLANGDFVDCSRNGRLLDLTAWAHTHQLELLFHPALWRLLQVDGRLAGLPISATVKSIFYNKEWFRSAGIPDPADGWTWQDFIATAQWLQTANACEGQDRFAARLSFDWEYIGLLLLSSGTSWLSPEGSKASGYANSEAAVKTVKMAAALVREHKLSPATQDWFTHGDLTEGKTGMILDYMIMLHEIEPILGRRLGIASLPRDPATERTNEPWISGFGIASGSAEPALAFQLLTELTCSSNELTRLVTDGFIAPLKSVYEEAGHHRHPLRERVLAELAFAGPLPHSASSEAVRLLREHANPALARILHDGADVSAALDELAEKLDRGLAFSIDRSKRTSVPK